The nucleotide window TGAGGATTACAGAAAATAATAGTCAGAATGAGCATCGAACATTGACGCAGACCTCTTTGTTCAAACTCATGCCGGCACTGACGGCGGCCCCCTTATTGATCGTCAGTGCGATGACCGTGGCTAAGCTGCGTAATGCGCTCATTTTTATATCACTAAGCATTGTCTTGTATTTGTTGATCCAATTTATTTCAACGGCAAAAATCCAGTTTAACCGAAGAATGATCGGTATTTTGCTTCTGGAATTTCTGCTGATCCAGGGAGTGACCTGGTCATGGCGGTATACTGGCGGCTGGGGTATGACGCATGCGATTGAAGAAGGTTCGATTTTCTTTATTAATCGTTACTTTGGAATCGGAGAAAGAGAACCTTATTATCTGGAATTCTCTGTTAAGAAAACAGCGACGATGAGTGCAGAAAGCAAGAGCATCCTCGTCGAGGTTCAGCAGGAGGCAGAACAGCGATATCGCAGGCAGGGGCTAAAAGGAAGTACTGGATTTATCCAGATCGTTTATCGGCTGCAGGAGGATCAGGTTGGACTGATCATTCCTTATTATTCAGATCTGATTGAACCGCTGCTGGAAGAATTAAATGCACAGGGAACAGAGGTCAATACAATGATTAGAACAGAAAATCCATATCAGAATCATTCTTTCGAAATTGATAGTCTTAATGTTCAGATTTTCTAAAGGAATCATCAAGCTTTACTGCTTCTTATGGGGGTACTTATGAAAAAGAAAATATGGATCGTTTTATTTCTCTGCTTATTATCAGGCTGTGCGGTGAAGACTGAGGATTGTCAAATTCCCCTGGAAACGCGTATTCAAAGTGTTTCAGAAATGTGGCATTATGCAAAAAGTTATTATGGCAACTGGCAGCTGATTTCTCAAGCTGATTGGGATGACGCTTATTATGAAACCTTGGAAAAGGTGCGTACCAGCAAGACGGATTCAGAATACCGGTCTGTGATGCGGCAGTTCGGTACCCTGCTTCAGGATGGTCATTTTAATTTAACCTGGGAAAATGAACCGGAAGAAAAAGGAATACCGCTGCAGTTTACCGTTATCGAAGGAAATTTAATTGTGAGTGCCGCAGATTCTTTTTATACCAAGATTCCGGTTTCAAGTACTGTGAATCAAATTAACGGTCAGGATTGGTTAACCTATGCCGAAGAAACAATCGGAAAAGAAACCGGTATCCAAACGCCGGAAACACGTCAGCTAATCCTGGCTCAGCTGCTCTCCTATACAAAAGAAGAAGCGAAAGAGATCACTTTGGATTTGGTCACGCCTCAAGGAGAAACCCTGCATGAAACTCTGTCCTATCTCGATAAGGATGATCTGATTTTGTGGACAAACGCTGCTCAACTATCGCTGGATAAGTCAAAGAACAAATTTCTGACCTATCACACTTCCCCAACGATGATTGCGGCGATTTATCAAGACCGTATCGGATATATTTGTATTCAGTCTCTGAAAACAATCGACATCGCAGAAGAATTTGGAGAAGTCATGACCAAGGTAATCAAGGATTTGGATTTTTATGTTCTGGATATCCGAATGAATGCCGGCGGAAGCGGGACGGTGGCGAAAACGATTTTAAATTATTTTTATCCTGATGAAATTCCGGATCTAATCATGTATCATCAGGAAACGGACAGTTATGATGTGGGCGTGTTCTCTTCGCTTCAGGCAATGAATCTTTCATCGGAAGAAATTGGGGAGTCCTCTGAGTTGGATTATGATCGGCGCCGAGGTGAATTGATGGCTGAAAATCAATATTACACGGCTTCAGAAACATCTGTCGATATCAATACCGTTTCTCCTTTACCCAATGTGGCAATTCTGATTGGAAATCGCACAGGATCTGCTGCCGAAGATATGGCAGCTTATGCCCAGGCGATTGGCATTTCTTTAATTGGTGGGCATACTGCAGGGGCTACCGGTCAGGTCGCAATTCTCAGCCTGGCTGACGGGGCGAAAATGATGTTTTCCACAGTGCGTGTAGTTTCGCCTTGCGGACAAGATTTTCTTAATCAAGGGATTCAACCGGATTTCGAAGTGAAACAAACGCTGGAAGATTATAGGGAAGGAATCGATACGATGCTGGCCTATGCTTTAAACTTTGCGGAAAAACAAATAGAACCGTGATGAAGGCATGCCAGAAAAGCTGATCGTTAAGCACTGAAATACAGCTTCCCCGTTGACAAACGGCTTGGAAATGCTATAATCTAAACGATTATTTGCGCGATGAACAGAGGAGTAATCCGAGACGAAGCAGACAGAGAGTTCCTGGCTGGTGAAAAGGAATGTGCCAAGTGCGGATGAATAAAGACTGGGAGCGGCAACGCAGACCTGCGTTATGGGCAGACTGATGAATCAGTTACTAAGATGATTAAAGTGATTTAATCATGAATTAGGGTGGTACCACGATGATAACTCTCGTCCCTATCGGGTTTGAGAGTTTTTTTATGGAACAAAGGAGGAAAAGAAAATGGAACAGAAGTTATCCGAACAAGAACTGGTTCGCCGTCAGAAGATGGAAGAACTTCGGGCAAAAGGCATTGATCCGTTTGGACATGCGTTTGCGCGGACACATCGTTCCGCACAGCTGCGGAGTGAATATGGAGAATTAAGCCAGGAGGATCTGGAAGAGAAAAAAATCCCATGTGCGATTGCTGGCCGCATCATGACCAAGCGCCGGATGGGCAAGCTGGGATTTATGCATTTGCAGGATCGCGATGGCCAGATTCAGGTTGTCGTCAATAAGGGGATTGTCGGTGAGGAAGTCTATGAGCTGTTTAAAGCAGCGGATCTGGGCGATATCGTCGGGATTGAAGGCTATGTCTGCAAGACGAATACCGGTGAATTATCCGTTAAAGCTGAGAAATTTGAGCATCTGACCAAGGCACTGCGCCCGCTGCCGGAGAAGTTCCACGGTTTACAGGATGTTGAAGAACGCTTCAGAAGACGGTATGTCGATTTAATTATGAATGAAGACAGCCGCAAGATCGCGATGCTGCGGCCAAGAATCATCCGCGCTGTCCAGCATTATCTGGATGGTCAGGGATTGATGGAAGTCGAAACGCCGGTGCTGCAGCCGATTTTAGGCGGCGCCGCGGCCCGTCCGTTTGTCACTCATCACAACACGCTGGATATGGATTTCTATCTGCGCATTGCAACAGAGCTGCCGTTAAAGCGTTTGATTGTCGGCGGGCTGGAAGGCGTCTATGAAATTGGCCGTCTGTTCCGCAACGAAGGCATGGATCCGAAACACAATCCGGAATTTACGACGGTGGAAGCGTATGTTGCCTACAGTGATATTGAAGGCATGATGGCGCTGAATGAAGGTCTGTTTGAAAGTGTTGCCATGGAAGTCTTCGGCAAGACCGATTTCACATTGGGCGATAAGCCGATTTCCTTAAAGGCTCCGTACAAGCGCTGGCATATGGTGGATGCGGTCAAAGAAGTCACCGGTGTGGATTTCTGGAAGGAAATGAGTGTTGATGAAGCGCTGGCACTGGCGAAAGAACATGGTGTTGAAGTTCAGCCGCATGAACGTACTGTCGGTCATATCATCAACCTGTTTTTTGAACAGTTCTGTGAGGAAAAGATTACCCAGCCGACCTTCGTTTATGGTCATCCGGTTGAAATCTCACCGCTGGCTCGCAAGAATGCGAAAGATCCGCGTTTTACCGATCGCTTTGAGCTGTTGATCTACGGCACGGAATATTCCAATGCGTTCAGCGAACTGAATGATCCGATTGATCAGCGTCAGCGTTTTGAAGAACAGCTGAAACTGAAAGAAATGGGCGATGCGGAAGCCAGCGAAATGGATGTTGATTACGTAGAGGCGCTGGAATATGGTCTTCCGCCAACCGGCGGCATTGGAATCGGCATTGACCGCTTCGTCATGCTTTTGACAGGTCAGGAGTCGATTCGCGAAGTCTTGTTGTTCCCGCACATGAAAAACCGCAACGATTAATACTAATTTAGAAAAGAGAAAGAAAAGTACCGAGCAGGATGATTATAAAATCACCAGGAGGTACTTTTTATTTGTTTGTTCTAATACAATTCTTAAAGAACCGTTTGCCCATATTGGACTAATCCTATTAAATGGATAAGTAAGACGAACAATCACAAAAAAATCAGAAAGAACTTGAATCTGATCGCAATCTATTAGAAACTAACATCAGGAAGATGGAATGAATTCTAATCAGGAAATTCAATCCCGTGGATAGGAGCAGAAAAGATGAATTTGGAATGGACGGAAACCGGTAAAATTACAAAATGTGTTTTTCACCAGGGAGAAGCAGTACACTTCCGTTTGGATGAATATGGCGGGCCTGCCTGGCAGTGCCGCCTGGGGGAGGAGCTGCGGACTTCCACCTCGCCGCGGTATAAAGACGGCTGGTTTAAAGAAGCCTTTTTTGGCGTTGAGCTGCGGCATCGGATCAAGATGGAAGGGGAGTGTCTGATCATCGAAGCCGAAGCAGAGAATCAAAGCTCACAGACAATGCCGCTGGATCAGCTGGGTTTAAGAATCGGATTGGACTGCAGCATGGAAAGTTATCCACAATGGGATACGGTATTTGCGCCGACAGTGCTGCGTTGCGAGAAGACGTATTTCTGGGGTCTGTTAAAAAGTCCGCGCGGGCGTCAGATCGCAGTGTACAGTCCTGATCCGATTGCCAGCTGGCATTTGGATTACAACCGCTTTT belongs to Holdemania massiliensis and includes:
- a CDS encoding S41 family peptidase, with protein sequence MKKKIWIVLFLCLLSGCAVKTEDCQIPLETRIQSVSEMWHYAKSYYGNWQLISQADWDDAYYETLEKVRTSKTDSEYRSVMRQFGTLLQDGHFNLTWENEPEEKGIPLQFTVIEGNLIVSAADSFYTKIPVSSTVNQINGQDWLTYAEETIGKETGIQTPETRQLILAQLLSYTKEEAKEITLDLVTPQGETLHETLSYLDKDDLILWTNAAQLSLDKSKNKFLTYHTSPTMIAAIYQDRIGYICIQSLKTIDIAEEFGEVMTKVIKDLDFYVLDIRMNAGGSGTVAKTILNYFYPDEIPDLIMYHQETDSYDVGVFSSLQAMNLSSEEIGESSELDYDRRRGELMAENQYYTASETSVDINTVSPLPNVAILIGNRTGSAAEDMAAYAQAIGISLIGGHTAGATGQVAILSLADGAKMMFSTVRVVSPCGQDFLNQGIQPDFEVKQTLEDYREGIDTMLAYALNFAEKQIEP
- the lysS gene encoding lysine--tRNA ligase, yielding MEQKLSEQELVRRQKMEELRAKGIDPFGHAFARTHRSAQLRSEYGELSQEDLEEKKIPCAIAGRIMTKRRMGKLGFMHLQDRDGQIQVVVNKGIVGEEVYELFKAADLGDIVGIEGYVCKTNTGELSVKAEKFEHLTKALRPLPEKFHGLQDVEERFRRRYVDLIMNEDSRKIAMLRPRIIRAVQHYLDGQGLMEVETPVLQPILGGAAARPFVTHHNTLDMDFYLRIATELPLKRLIVGGLEGVYEIGRLFRNEGMDPKHNPEFTTVEAYVAYSDIEGMMALNEGLFESVAMEVFGKTDFTLGDKPISLKAPYKRWHMVDAVKEVTGVDFWKEMSVDEALALAKEHGVEVQPHERTVGHIINLFFEQFCEEKITQPTFVYGHPVEISPLARKNAKDPRFTDRFELLIYGTEYSNAFSELNDPIDQRQRFEEQLKLKEMGDAEASEMDVDYVEALEYGLPPTGGIGIGIDRFVMLLTGQESIREVLLFPHMKNRND